The Pseudonocardia sp. EC080619-01 genome segment TTCTGGACTCGATGGCCCCATTCGAAGCGTTTGCCGGGCGGATCAAGCGACACCGGGACGAGCTAAGGGAGTTTCTGGACGCCTCCGCGGCGGCAGGAAAGCTGACGCTCGGTTATGGTGCATCGACTAAGGGTAACGTCCTGCTGCAGTACTGCGAGATTACCGAGCAGGATCTGCCGTGCATCGGTGAGGTGAGCGCTGAGAAGAGTGGCTGTCTGACGCCTGGGAGCCGAATCCCGATCGTGTCGGAGGAAGCGGCGAAAGCGCACAATCCTGATCAGCTGTTGGTCCTGCCGTGGGTCTACCGCGATGGCTTCATCGAACGAGAGCAAGATTTCCTGGCCAACGGCGGGAAGTTGGTTTTCCCTCTCCCCGAACTCGACTCCGTTTGATCTGGGCCTCTGGACGATGCGTTGCAGCGGCGCCGCCCGCGCGACATGGGCCACCGAGATCCCCGTGCCGCTGGCCGCGGGCCCGCTCAGCATCAACAGCACCGCATCCGAGCGGTGGTCCCAACGTGTGCGCCGTGACTGGACCGACTATCTCACCGACCGCGCCGAGTCGTCCCGCGACGCCCGGAGTTGAGAGTGCGCGGCCAGGTCTTCCGAGGCACTGACTGGCGCCGCGCCTGTGCCCACGACCGGCTACTGTGGGCGTCGTCACCAAAAGCGACTCCCAGGTTTCATGAGTGCCGGGGCCATAGGCAAGGATCGCCCGGTGATGATCCGACGGTTACGCATCGCGAGGTTCCGGGCGATCGAGTGGCTGGAACTTCACCCGCGGGAGTTCACCGTGCTCCTCGGTCCGAGCAACGCCGGCAAGTCCAGCCTGCTCGCGGCGCTGGATCTGCTGTTTCATCCCGGGCTGGGGCGTCGCCGTCCGCTGTCCGAGCTCGACTTCTATCGCCGTGCCCCGGAGCCCGGATTCGAGATCGAGGCCGTATTCGGGAATCTGCCGCCAGACCTGGTCGCCGACACCGTCGAACACCTCGAGGGTTGGTCGAGCGCGACCCGCGAGGTGCACCCGGGACCGGACGGCCCAGGCATCGAGCAGGTGCTGCGCGTCCGGCTGCGGGGCGATGCCGAGCTGGAGTTGGCCTACTCCTTTGCCAAGGACGAGTCGGATGATGCCCGCTTCCCGGCGCGGCTACGGCGACGGATCGGGTGGGTCTACGACGGACGCGCCCAGGACCCGTCCCGCGAGTTCGCGTTTTACCAGGGCAGCGTCCTGGACCGGCTCCTCGATGGGGTGGACATCGACGGGCCGGTCGACGACCTGCGCGCCGCGCTCGGACAGGGGGCCGAACAGATCAACGGGGCCGAAGCCCTTCGCTCGGTTCTCGATGGCCTGGGCACAGATCTGCGCGCCATGGGCCTGCTCGAGGAACAGCAGTCCCCTACGTTCGAGGCCGGTCCGGTCTCGCGACGCGAGCTACTTCAGGCGTTGCGACTGGCCTTCCCCGGGCCCGGCGACATCGCGATCCCCGTGGAGCGGCAGGGCCTGGGGGCACAACGGATGCTGCTGGTCGCGACCATCCTGCGGCTCTCAGCCGGTAAGCACGGGTCGTTGATCGCCGCGTTCGACGAACCGGAACAGGCCCTCGAGCCGGTGCGCCAGGCCCAGCTCGTGCAGATGCTGCGCCCGATCGTCGCCAACGGTGGACAGCTGTTCCTGTCCACCCACTCCCCGGAAATCGTGCGCGGGTTCCAACTCGATGACCTCGTGCTCATGCCGAGCCCGCACCAGGTGCGGCCCCTCGCCGATCTAGAGGTGCCGGCCAAGCGGCACTACGAGCGTTGGCTGGACGGGGGCGTGGTCCGAGGCCTGTTCGCGCCAGTTCCGCTCCTGGTGGAAGGGGTCAGCGACGGCCCGGTGCTCGCGACGTTCTGGCATGCGCTCGCCGCCGCCGGCGAGGTACCACCGATGGCCAACCTGGGGGTGGAGCTGATCGACTGCGCGGGTGCCGAGCTGCAGCCGCCCATGGCCAATCTGCTCGCACATGCCGGGAGGGACGTCGTGGTCTGGGTCGAGCAGGATCGGCCCGAGACCCTGCGACGCCTCCGCGAGGAGGGCCACTATGCGGCCCTGCTACTGCACGACCCGGCGACTGAGGCACGGAATCTCGAGCGCTCGCTGGCCGGGCGGGTGCCGTTGCCCGCCCTCGCCACTGCCCTCGAAGCCCTGGCCGAGGACCGCACAGCCAGCTGGGACGACCAGCGCCAGCACCTGCTGGGGCACCTCTCGCACCTGCCGGAAGACATCCGGCAACCGGCCAAGTCCGCGACCGACGTAGGCGGGTTGCTCGCGGCGCTGCCGGAGCCGACCGCGCGTGAGCTGGTCGCCGTGGTGCTGGCCGCTGGCCCGTCGAAGAACCAGCATCCGCCGTTCGAAATTAAGGGCGCTCGCCAGAGCCGACTCGTGGCCGAAACCATCCTCGCGACCTCCGGTGTCCCTGCGGCCTACCGTCGCGGGATCCGGAAGCTCGTGGCCTGGCTACAGGCCGACGACCAGCCACGCTTCGCCGAGCTGCTCATGGGCGAGGCACCGCAACCACCGCCGGCCGAGTGCAGCGACGCCACGGGAACGCCGTGACTGTCATGACCGGGCGCCGCGCCGACCCCGAGCACGACGCCGTCTGCGCGAGCTCGGCCGTGCATCGAGTCGTCGTCGCACCCCCCGGAACCGGGAAGACCCACCTCGCCGTACGTCTGGCTGGCGAGCTCACGGCGACGCTGCCACTGCCTCCGGTCCCCGACACCACCATCGGAGCCCGGGTCCTGCTGCTGACCTTCTCCAACCAGGCCCGCAGCCAGCTCGACCGCGAAGCCGCGCGCCAACTCGACCCGCTGGCTCGACGCCGTGTCCTCGTATCCAACTATCACTCCCTATTCTGGGGCGCGGTACGCGCGCACCGCCGCGCACTGGGCCTTCCACCGCGTCTACAGATCGTCAGCACCCGACGGCGCGCCGCGGCCCTCGCCGTGGCCGCTCCCGCCGCCATGGAAGCGCTCAAGCGACGCAAGGTTCCGCTCGACGGGCTGGCCGAGCACCGCTACCCCGCCTTCCAAGACGGCCGGACCCCCCCACCAGAGGAACTCGACGTCCTGCTGAAAGGCATCGCCGTCGAGCATCGCGCTGGCCGGCTCGTTTTCGACGACCTTGGTGCGCTGTTCTGGCAGCTGCTCGAGGAGTTTCCCGCACTCGCTGAGGGCTACCTCGCGCGCTTCCCCGTCGTCGTCGCCGACGAGCACCAGGACGCCTCAGCCCTGCAGGACGCCGTGATCCGGCGCCTGGCCGCGCAGACCAAGGTGATTCGCGCCGATCCGATGCAGCTCATCCATGGTTTCCGCGGCGTGTCCGGGGACGGGCTGTGGTGTCGGTCGGTGGACGACCTGACGTGTCGTTGGCCCGGACGGGATCATGACACAGCTGCCGGGACGGCGGACAGCGCTCGGTCCTTGAGCCGGTAGCTGGGCCCGTTGATGGCGACGACGTCGCAGTGGTGCAGGAGCCGGTCGAGGATCGCGGTGGCGATGACCTCGTCGGTGAACACCTGGCCCCATTCGGAGAAGGTCTTGTTGCTGGTGAGGATGATCGAGCCGCGTTCGTAGCGGCGGCTGATCAGCTGAAACACCATGTTCGCTGCGGCCCGGTCGCAGGGCAGGTAACCGACCTCGTCGAGGACGAGCACCGAGGGCCGTAGGTAGGTCTGGAGCTTGCGGGCGAACCGGCCGGCGGCTTCGGCGGCTCGCAGTTGGCGGACGCAGTCATCGAGGCTGGTGTAGTAGATCGAGTGCCCGGCCTGGCAGGCGGCGACGGCGAGCGCGACGGCGATGTGGGTCTTCCCGGTGCCGGGCGGCCCGAGCAGGGCAATGTTGCCGCGGGCCTCGACGAACGCCAGAGCGGCGAGATCGCGGATCTTGCGGACGTCGAGATCAGGCTGGAAGGCGAAGTCGAACTCGTCGAGGGTCTTGTGGTGGGGCAGCCCGGACAGCTTGAGCGCGGTGCGGAACCGGCGTCCTTCGCGCAGGCCGAGTTCCTCACCGAGGACGGTGTCGATGAACTCGCGGTAACCCATGGAGTCGGCCTCGGCGCGTCCGACGAGCAGTTCGAGGTTCTCGGCCAGGTGCGGCAGCCCGAGACGGGTGGCGTGCGCGGTGATCCTGCCGGTGATCAGCTCACTCATGCCGCACCCACCAACGACTCGTTCTCGGCGCCGGCCGCAGCGGCGGGGTCAGGTGGTGGCGCCAGCCCGGCGAGCCGGTCGTAATAGGCCAGCGGACGTCGGGCGACCATGACCTTGAGTGCTGCCTGCGACTCACCGAACACCATCGACGCCGACGCCGACGCCGACGCCGACGCCGATGTCGACGCCGAAGGGAATGTCGGGTCGTCCTGGAGTTGTTGGGCGGCAACAGGTTCTTCGTCTGTGACGGTGAGGGTGGTGGCGCGGGTGTGGCCGTCAGGGAGCTCGGCCCAGTGTGCGGGGTCGA includes the following:
- a CDS encoding ATP-dependent endonuclease, whose protein sequence is MSAGAIGKDRPVMIRRLRIARFRAIEWLELHPREFTVLLGPSNAGKSSLLAALDLLFHPGLGRRRPLSELDFYRRAPEPGFEIEAVFGNLPPDLVADTVEHLEGWSSATREVHPGPDGPGIEQVLRVRLRGDAELELAYSFAKDESDDARFPARLRRRIGWVYDGRAQDPSREFAFYQGSVLDRLLDGVDIDGPVDDLRAALGQGAEQINGAEALRSVLDGLGTDLRAMGLLEEQQSPTFEAGPVSRRELLQALRLAFPGPGDIAIPVERQGLGAQRMLLVATILRLSAGKHGSLIAAFDEPEQALEPVRQAQLVQMLRPIVANGGQLFLSTHSPEIVRGFQLDDLVLMPSPHQVRPLADLEVPAKRHYERWLDGGVVRGLFAPVPLLVEGVSDGPVLATFWHALAAAGEVPPMANLGVELIDCAGAELQPPMANLLAHAGRDVVVWVEQDRPETLRRLREEGHYAALLLHDPATEARNLERSLAGRVPLPALATALEALAEDRTASWDDQRQHLLGHLSHLPEDIRQPAKSATDVGGLLAALPEPTARELVAVVLAAGPSKNQHPPFEIKGARQSRLVAETILATSGVPAAYRRGIRKLVAWLQADDQPRFAELLMGEAPQPPPAECSDATGTP
- a CDS encoding UvrD-helicase domain-containing protein → MTGRRADPEHDAVCASSAVHRVVVAPPGTGKTHLAVRLAGELTATLPLPPVPDTTIGARVLLLTFSNQARSQLDREAARQLDPLARRRVLVSNYHSLFWGAVRAHRRALGLPPRLQIVSTRRRAAALAVAAPAAMEALKRRKVPLDGLAEHRYPAFQDGRTPPPEELDVLLKGIAVEHRAGRLVFDDLGALFWQLLEEFPALAEGYLARFPVVVADEHQDASALQDAVIRRLAAQTKVIRADPMQLIHGFRGVSGDGLWCRSVDDLTCRWPGRDHDTAAGTADSARSLSR
- the istB gene encoding IS21-like element helper ATPase IstB, which gives rise to MSELITGRITAHATRLGLPHLAENLELLVGRAEADSMGYREFIDTVLGEELGLREGRRFRTALKLSGLPHHKTLDEFDFAFQPDLDVRKIRDLAALAFVEARGNIALLGPPGTGKTHIAVALAVAACQAGHSIYYTSLDDCVRQLRAAEAAGRFARKLQTYLRPSVLVLDEVGYLPCDRAAANMVFQLISRRYERGSIILTSNKTFSEWGQVFTDEVIATAILDRLLHHCDVVAINGPSYRLKDRALSAVPAAVS